Proteins found in one Herbiconiux sp. A18JL235 genomic segment:
- a CDS encoding helix-turn-helix domain-containing protein encodes MDPTRAERIGSRLRAARVNRDSTLAEVSAETGISVSTLSRLESGKRQPNLDLLIPLASALEVTLDDLVSDAVPDPRVEPRHSRRPGASTYWLSRENSPTQTVRMVLTPVAGEVPMQRTHDGFEWLYVLSGNLRLLLGDHDLVLRPGEAAEFATRIPHWLGCADDQPVEMMCIFSRDGERIHVRAQTEPDRRVGR; translated from the coding sequence ATGGATCCGACCCGAGCCGAACGCATCGGCAGCCGACTTCGTGCCGCCCGGGTGAACCGCGACTCCACCCTCGCCGAGGTCTCAGCCGAGACGGGAATCTCGGTGAGCACCCTCTCGCGGCTCGAGTCGGGCAAGCGGCAGCCGAACCTCGACCTGCTCATCCCGCTCGCGTCGGCACTCGAGGTGACCCTCGACGACCTCGTCTCCGACGCGGTGCCCGACCCGCGGGTCGAGCCCCGGCACTCCCGTAGGCCCGGGGCGAGCACCTACTGGCTCTCCCGCGAGAACTCGCCCACGCAGACCGTGCGCATGGTGCTCACCCCGGTGGCGGGTGAGGTTCCGATGCAGCGCACCCACGACGGGTTCGAATGGCTCTACGTGCTCTCGGGCAACCTGCGCCTGCTGCTCGGCGACCACGACCTCGTGCTGAGGCCGGGCGAGGCGGCGGAATTCGCCACGCGCATCCCGCACTGGCTCGGCTGCGCCGACGACCAGCCGGTCGAGATGATGTGCATCTTCAGCCGCGA